DNA sequence from the Manis javanica isolate MJ-LG chromosome 15, MJ_LKY, whole genome shotgun sequence genome:
AAAAACAGTTCATGGGCCCACCTTTTAAAAAGTCTGcatcagaaaatacaaaatctGCAGCTGGGCTGAAGCAGTTTATCATTTTGGGGCTCTGGAAGAGTTTCATTTTGGCTGCTGTGATTTTAGAAATTGGGACAAGTATCAGGGCCTTTTTCATAATGAGGTTTGTGTAAGGTGATGTAAGATGATCTGTGGAGGGGTTGAGGGACGTGGACAGTTGACACCAGATCCAGAGTAGAGACAAAACAGCCCCATCAAAACATACAAGGTGCAGGGCCAGCagtgggaggtggaggggggATCTCTTCTTTCCATGTTTGTTCATTCACAAGAGGAGAGGTAGGTTTCCAGGGAAAGAATGAGCAACAGCGGCCCTCTGCTGTCTCAGGGAACCCCGTTCCAGCCCTAACCTTTACCCTACTGAGCTGACAACAGCCCCTCCAGATGGTTATCTACAGCCACACTCCTCAGAGGGAGCAGTTGCAGCCCCTCAACATTCATCCATTAAGAAACCTCTGGTtgtaaataacaacaacaaaaaatctccCCTCAAAGCTTTAAACAAGGACATTTATTACCTCAAATAGCAAGACCTCCAGAGGCAGGGCAGGTTCCTGGGTTCACTAACCCAACAATTCGAGCAAATCTTTTAAGTGTATGCTAACTTCAGCAGGGAATGTTTTCCTTAGTGTGGCCTACTCCATGATCATAAgatggctgccacagctccagccaCCAAGCATAACAGCCCCAGAGAAGAGCTCTTCACTGTGTCTCTTCTTGAAAGCAAAAAGACCCTTCTGCTCATATCTCACTGGCCAAAATCAGGTCACATAGCCATTCTTTAGCAGCTAAAGTCTAGCCAATTCCCGTTAAGTCAAATGGGAGCAGCACAGCTGATTGAATTTGACTAATAACTTAGGGTGGATGGATGTTGGGCAGCCAGCCCATAACTTGTGGCCTGACTTTCCTCCTTGAAGTTCTCATCCCCTACTCCAAGTGACTTCTCAGAATATTCCTTCTGAACAGGGACTTGAGTAAAGACTATTTCCTCTACTTTGTCATGCTTCTGGGATGTTTTAGTCATCCTTAGACATGTGCGCAAATACCTCCCCTGGGTCAGGAGGAAACACTGACATGATTAGCAGGTAGGTACACAACACTTAGGGTTTTGATCaacttctcttcctcccccctcACTTGGCTCCAAGGCAACAGCCTGTTACAACTGTGACCTCCCTCTAGAGCTGGCTTCCACTATTTCCCCCATTCTGTGCCCCATGCCATGCCCTGCAGTGGCTGTGTTCACAAATGCCACAGGCAGCACCCTGACTCAGCATGTGTGGGGAGCCACTTCCCCAGCTCCcatctgtaaactgtggtctcaGGAGAGGTGGGAGGAATTACTCAGCATGTACTAGATTCTCACAAGTTGCATGATTCCCTGACCTTAGTATTTTTCGTTCCTTATTCTTGAATTTTTCTTGTCTGATAACTGTAGGTTGCTTTCCAAGCCACATTTTCCTGAATGTGCATGACTTTTTCCAGGCTGACAAGGGAGCCACGTGACCCAGGCTCTGCGCCCACATCAGGAGGACCTAGGGCCTAGCCCATCATGATGGGGGACCTTGGGCCAGCACCTTCCCATCTGGGACTCTCACTTTCCCAGCAGAGGTTTGATGAGTCTAAGATACTTCGCACAAGTACAGCCACCATCTACCCTGCTCTCAGAGCAGACATTGCTAGTCAATTGCAGGACTTTTCCCTCTGAACTAGCATGGATGTCAGAACCCTCctcaccccaggccccagggtaGGCACCATGAATTGGCCAGTGAGAGCCAAGTTTTGACTCTTTCATTTGCCATTGCTGGCATCCCTCCCAACTGCCAGGCCTCCAGCTCCCAGCTGATCCCAGCTGACTTTCAATTCCTCACCTTCCCCCTGCCTTCTCTCCCCTCTGAAAAGGGGCTCTGCATCTCCATTTCCCCTCATTACTCTGGAAGACTCTGCCCTTCTTCCACAGGATTCCAGAGGTTTAAGTCCCTACTCTAACTCTTCTTGGCTATGTGAACTTGGCAggctgcttaacctctctgagccttagtttcctcatatgtaaaatgggaccAGTATCTTTTCTAACACTTTAGGAGAATGTGCCTGATGATGGGGCATCAGCGATGGGGCCCAGAGGGCCCTCAGCACACACACTAGTCATGCCTCCTGTAGGGCCTGCCCCTGACTCTGCCGGGAAATCAATCAGGAAATGTGATGGGGGAAAATGATACAATTCAGCCATTACTTGACAAACTTTGTTTATTTTAGCCTTTACATCCCCCTCCCAGGCTGCCTGATTCTCTCCCACTGCCCATCTGGATGCAGCCCCACCCCATCTTGTGCTTTTGGGGATGTGGGGAGTCACAGGGCACCGTACCTTTAGAGTTTGTAAACTACGCCAGGACTGGGGCCAGAACTCCACGCCACCAGCTGTGTCCGGCCAGGATATGGGCTCCGGGCACCTCCTAACACCCTGGAGACCCAAAGCCTATAGACAAAAGCCACCATCCCTACCCACCACTTAGACTCGGGAGAGAGGGAGTTGGGAACCGTACCGAGGCTGCAGAGGCGCCCGCCAGAGGATAGGACTTGCTGGGGAGAAGGTAAAGAACAGGTGACACCACTGAGGTGGCTCTGCCTCCAGGCAAGGCTCCTGGCCTGCTCCCTGGGGACAGTGCCAACCGtcccctccctctgccacccGACACCCAGGCCAAGCCTGGAGCCAGGGCACCCTGTCCCTTCCTACCagccaaaaagaaacaaaagcagtgAAAACACCATGCTTTGTTGCTAGGAAAAGCCACACTAAGTATTAAAAACTAAGACTGTGGCCCCAGGTGACTGAGCCAGCACGGAGCTGGTGACTGCAGACACACAGCTTTCTATTCTTCCTCAAGCCCCAAGGTCTCCAAAGACAGCAGGAAGGGACCCTGGGGCAAAGCCTGTCTGTCACCAAGAGGGACCCACTGGGGAAATAAATACATGTCCTCATAGGGTCCCTGATGTGGGCCACTGAGAACTGTAAACATGACCCAGGTTGAGGGCCAGGGGTGTGCCAGCCCCCCAAGACCCTCCCTGGAGGAAGAACAGCCACTGTGGTGAATGAGAACGGTAAAACTGCAGTTGGCCTCAAAGCCAAGTGAGATCTGGTGTGCCCATCAGAATACTGGGgcggggcagggccagggctgtgATGGAAGGAGGGGGTTCCAGAAGCCAAGCCTGGCTTCACGGCCACCTCTTTGCCACCACCTACTCAGTACCTGGACTCTTTCTGGGCAGTGAGTCAGCTCATGGCCCTCCCAGGGGCACCTGCTGGAAAGTCAGCTTGAGGACAAGGCTGCCCCGCCCCAGGACAGGCGGAAGTGTGGCTCCAGGAAAAGGAGCCTGAATATACAGTTACGGAGTGTCAGGAGAGCGCGTAAGAGCTGCCACAGTAGCCCAGACATGGCCCAAGCTGGAGGGCCACTGCTGCGCCAGGAGCACCACCTCCAGGCCTGCCTGAGGCCCGGGACAAAGTCCTGCCTCGGCCCCACTCCCAGCCAGCAACTTGGACTGGTGACCTCCCGACACCAGCCACACATGAAAGCCTGAGCCTACTCCGCCTATACGCCCGCTGCTTCTGGAGGCAGGCAGGTGGCCTGGAGCCAGGCCAGGGCCCCCCCCAGCAAAGGAGGTCAGGCCCTGTAGCTAAGCCTCCCATCCACGTGGAGGCCCAGTCAGGAGCCACTGTGACCAGGGCTGACCGGGCATTTGCTTTCAGGCCACAGATCCGGCAGGCTCCAGTCTCCCCGGATGGGGCCTGTTGCCAGCAACAGGCCTTAGCTGGGTGATCTGGTCCAGTCCTCGGGCTCCGTGACACTCACCCGGGCCTTGGGTTCTCCGTAGAATCAGGCACGTGGCCCCTCTGAGTCACACAGTCCTAAAGCACCCCCCCAGAATCAAGCATCTCCTTGGAGCTTGAGTCCCCAAAAACCAGGCCACGCAGGGACCTCAGAGCTGACGTGTGCCATGATCTCCCTCAGGACCAGGTCCCCCAGTCTCTCAGGGCTGGGTCTGGATCTGGAGTCCCTCTAAAGCCAGGACTCTTGGTGACCTCAGGGTTGACCTTGACCACTTCCACTCAGGTTGGGTACATCTCTTCAGGGCTGGGCCTGGCTCCTGAGCCACTGGCTCCTCAGTGCCCTGACCTCCTGCCCATACCACTCATGTAGCTGGGAGAAGGAGGCCGTGTCCAGAGGCCCATTGGGTGCTGAGGCCCGCCGGCGAGGTGGCAGTGGTGGGGGCTTGGGACCAGGCCGGGAGTCAGGAGAAGTACCCACGGGGGCAGGGGATGGCTCAGTGCTCCAGACAGCACAGCCATTCTCCTTGGGTAGGAGGGTACGGGGCCGGCGTGGCAGGGGTGGGCAGCCCCCTGCCTGCATGGCAGCCAGCTGCTGCTCCAGCTCACGCACCACAAGCCTCAGGTAGTCAAAGCTGGCCCGTGACAGTGCCTTCACCCAGCCCTCCATGGCAGCCTGGTTCTCTGCAGCCAGCACATAGGTGCGGGCCCGGGCCCCGGCAAAGCGCACGGCAAAGGCAAACTCCTCAGTGGCCTCCACCAGCTCCACGGTGCAGCCCTCCAAGATGATGACACCCACGGGCTCACGGCTGGCTGGGTCCTCAAAGTAGAAGAGCATGTTGCCACGCAGCACAAACCAGCGGCGGTGGTAGGCCGTGTGCCGGCCACCCTTCTTGTACAGGAAGCCTGCATTGTCCACTGGGGCATCACAGGTGGCATAGAAGGCCAGGCTGCGCTCATTCAGCTTCATGGTGGTGAGGCTGGGGCCTGCGGGAAGTTTGGGGCCTGTCCCCCACCAGGACAGCGGTTATTCATATGGCCACTGCCACTGGGTCACCCATCACCTCACCACGACCTTGCTTGCAGCCACTCTCAGCTGCCAGAGCACTCGACACCCCTCtttcacaaaagaggaaactgaggctcaaagagcaGAAGCAACATGCCCAAGCTCACAAAACTCTTCAGGAGCAGAGCCAtgactcaaacccaggtctgactGGCCCCAGAAGCCAGGCTCGTAACCCTCGTGCTGTCTTACCCCTGCAAAATAATGTTGAGGGTTCCTACTGCATGCCAAGCATTATAtagattaactcatttaatcttgcAACAAACCTTAGTTAGTAGGGATTAGCATTACTCCCGTTTGACAGATAGGAAACAAAGCACTGAGAGGTTACtcacttgcccaaggtgacaAAGCAAATTGGGCAGAGCTGTCAAACCTAGGCCTCATTTGGGCAGCTGTTCCCATCATTCCCAGGCAtcagacctatgggcctctggtggTACCTTTTAGGTGCCGGCTTTGATTTCATAACTCTGATTTGTCTGTCCATGAAATGGGGATATGAACAGAACCTATTTCAGAGGGCTGCAGGGACTTCcttcaccaaacatttattaagcacctactctgtgctaggcactgttctaacaCTAGGAATATGGTGGTAAACAAGATAGAGGGACTGCCCTTGTGGTGCTGACATGCTAATGGCAGGTGGGGGGCAAGGCAGACAATTAATAAACAGATACAAGATGTCTGCCAGATGTCTTTGATGCTGTAGAAAATATAACACAGGGAAAGTGTCAGGAGTGCTGGAGACAAAAGTGTTTGATTTTAACAAGGGGTCATGAAAGGCTgtactgagaaggtgacatttgagcagagacctaaaAGAGGTAAAAGGGAAAGCCCCTGGAATCTactaagcagagggaacagcaagtacaaaggccctgaggttggGACCTGCTGGTGTGCTTGAGGAACAGACAGGAGGCCAGTGAGGCTGGAGCAGGGTGAGGAAGGGAAGAGGCCCAAGAAACTGTTACAAAATAATCCAGACAAAGGGCTCAGGGTTGGCCCACACTTACAGGGAGGGAATGCAGAGATACCATGCACtcactgaaagcagagtcatccACTTCTATAAGCTTGGCCCATTGACTTTTTCCGCCTTCCCCAAGGATTACATGATAAGGGCAACACTGGCCAGGTAGGACTTACTGGGAGGTGATATGTGAATCCCCAGTGTGGCTACACCATCCCTTGGGTTTTCCCATGGCCACTCTGAGGACCCATCTCACAGTCCTGCTTCACAGACTCACTCTACATAGGACAGTAGCTACATTTTTCAAGAGACAAAGTACATAAAGTCCCTGGAATACAGTAGGTGCTTAGTTAATGTTCATTCCCCAGTCTGGGTGGTGCCTTCCTAAGGGCCCAGAGGAATGAGGTACGGCTGGAGGATCTCCTGGGAGCAGTGGGGCCCAGCTAGGCAACCTGACCCAGGGCGGAGGGGACAATTGCTTCCAACCAAATCTACCTCATCTAACTTGCCTAGGCAGTCAGGACAGGCTTCTGGAAGAGGCAACATGAGCCATAATTTAGCACCTGAGATCAGCCTGTCCTGACCCCGCAGCCAAGGCAAGCCCTGAAAGCTCAGAGTGTCAGAGTGTTTAATTCCTACTCTGCCTCCTCAAGATGTGTAACTGCAGACACGGTCTGcccttctctgagactcagtttctctttctgcaaAACAGGGCTCATGCATTCTCTCACACAGCCCAAAAACCCAGCCCCATTTCTTGTAGGAACTACCCACCCTGTTGCCCCATTTCCCTCCTACCTCTCAGGCCACTGCTTGCCTCCTGGCCCTCTGCCCAGTCTGGTCTCTGCTTGTTCTTCTCTGGGTTAGAATGTCAGCTCTGTAGTGTCCAGACTGCATGACCCCGGGCAAGCTTTAAACCTCTCTTAAGCTCTGATTCCACATCTGTTAAAATGGGATCATAACAGCACCTAAGTCCAGGTTATGGTGACAATGGCATAGTGACTATGCAGAAGACGCTGAGCATGGCGCTGGGCATACAGTATATGCTCAGAAGCGGTTGATGTTCCCATCAGCTGATGCTCGCGGCCTCCCTGAATGCTCCTCAGCACTCTCAGTCTCAGCAAAAGGCCTCTAACTTCTCCCCCACACCACTCTGACCATTCTAGTCCAGATCATCCCCCTTCAACCTCTTCTAAATCAGTAGCCTCATCTCCGCCCACTGCCACCCACCCATTCCAGGCCCCCATCATCACCCACCTGGAGGCTGCAGGAGCCTCTTTGTTGGTCTCCCTGTCTCCACCCTTGCCCATTCCCTGTCCACGTTCTTCAGGGTAAGAGTCAAACTTCTTCCGAGGCCCCTCCCCTAGCCCCAATGAAATCCACTCCCCAGAGGGATCTTGTTAAAACTAAATCCCACCACATCCCTCCTCTATTCTCAACACTCCCGCGGCTCCCTACTTCTCCAGGAAAAAACTCAGTCCTCCCACGGCCTCCAGGTTTCCTTCCCTTACCGCTTTCGCCCTTGCGCATTTGGCTCCGGCCACCCTGGCCTCCTTGCTGGTGCTGAAGCACACTAGGTGTttttccacctcagggcctttgccctgGCTGTTCCCTCTCCTGCAATGCCCCTCCCATACTGCTACATGCTTCAGTTTCAGCTTGAAAATACTTCCTCAGGGAGGTCTCcccccacagtcactgtccaccccAACTTAAAGTTACCTGGGTCATTTTGCCTTTTGTAGGAGGgaatttttgtctgatttttgcCTGGCATGCAGTTGGTGCCCAAATACCTGTAGAATGAATCAGAGAGTTACCTTCTTCAACCTCTCAACAGCTCCTTGAGAAGTAGTCTGTTCCCATTCCCACATTCATTAGAGGTGGGAACAGAGAGGTTGATTAACTTGCCCAGATGCTGTGCCCAGAACTGCATGCTCTTGGCAACATGCCTAAAGGGGATTTGTGGTCTGTCACCCCATTAAGACCAAATGAGGAGTAATTTCCCTCTTGCTCAGCTGCCCTCCTTCCCTACTCCCCAAATGGGGACAGCCTGGCCCAAGGTCACCAGCAGGCCCAGAATGAGGCTCTGCCCAaggcccctgcctcctcccacccacaAGAAAGGGGAGGGACCCCAGGCTCCAGCCTCTGGGAGAGCCTGGTCCCCAACTTATCTCCTTATgctcatactgttttccaagttCAGAGTGCACTGTGGGCATTGCTGACTCAAAGGCCCGTAGCCTGGCAGGAAGCTGGAGGGGAGATTGGTGTCTCTCCTGTCCCAGGGCCAAGTTCCCACCTCCACCAATCCAGGCTGGAGGGCCTTAAGAAAGTCAGttcacctttctgtgcctcagtttcctcatctgtcaaataggCTGTGGAGAGGGTTCAATGGGCTAAACCAAGGAAAACCCACTGGCAAACTATGGAAAAGGCACCAAAAACACTACTGCTGTGCTGTGGGTCAGAATTTCCACAGCCTTATCTATACAATGAGAATATTGATACCTATCCCTCTGGGAGGGGTTGAATAAATTAATCCTGAAGAACCATCCTGCAAAATGCTTAGCAGGTAGTGAGCACTCGGGAAAGCTGTCTAAAAGGCAATTAGCTCAAGGTCTCCAGGGACACAGCCAGGCCTCTGGActctggagaaactgaggcatggcgTTTCGGCACATTCACTCCGGGGGGGACGCAGCTCCTGGGGTTGAATCCAGCTGCCACAAGTGTACCCAGCAGTGAGCTTGGTGAAAGTGAACAGGTGTGGCAGATACTGGCAGAAAAACATGCTGAGAAGCCTAAGGGAGCCTGTCCGGTGCTGCCCTGAGCAGGGGCAACATGGATGCCAGGATCCacctcccccccgccccccaggctCCAGGCAGCCTCActgccagggcagaggctgggttCTCCAGGTCTGACACCGTTCCTAgctgctctctctccctttgtGCTCCTTAAAGAACAGCCAGAGTCCCAGGTGGGCTGGCCAACGCTAGAATGCGGGAGCCAAATGGAGGGCTTGTCCGTAGAGCTCCCCAGCGGCGGGGGACCCTTATGGGGCTGAGGGTCACGGGGCAGGTTTGCCCCAGGAAGCGCTGGTTCCTAATGGGGAGCTTACCACTGGCGTGGAATCGCGAATGGACACACCCCCAGCAGGGGTCTCTCGGGACGGCCGGGGGACCCCGAGGCTAAGGGCGGCCTGAGCCCTCTCTCTCCCGTGTCCTCCCACGGGTCCGTCCGCAGGTTACCCACCAGGCCGGCCTTAACTTGCCGTGCAGCCTAGGGAGGCGGGGGCGGGACGGGAGGCGCGAGGTCGGAGGACGGCCCGGCCATGGCCGGGACCCGTTCGGTAGCTGCGACGCGGCGCTTTGTCTCCGGGGCTGCCGGGCCGGCGCAGCCGCGGGAGAGCGCGACTCAGACGGAAGGAGGCGGGAGCAGCCGGACGGTCCGGGACCCGCGGGCGCGCCCCTTTaacccttcccaaccagcctgcACTGGGGCCGCCCCCGCATTCTTCCCACCCCCGGATTGGCCAGCCCCTGCCAACCACTCCCCCATATTCGCCACGCCCCCGTGGGCCGGCCCCGAAACCACTCTTAAAGGGCCTGGTATCGGTTCACGAATCCCCGTGCCTAGTAAAGGAAATTCGGTTCCAGATAGCGCACTTCCAGTGGTAAGGACAGGGGTAAATCCGCCCGGAAAAAACATAGGGGTCCTGGCGGGGACCCCTGGCTGAAAGCCCGAGGCCTGGAGTCTGAGCTCCTACCTGGCTAGGGTTGAAAAAGCTGAATACAAAACATTCAGCGGTACTGACAAACTCGATATAGGACTGTATTCCTATGCCCAGGATGCCTGGCAACCCCTCCCCCTAGTTCTACAGTTGGCAGGCATGGGTTCGAGTCCGCTAAGCCTCTAACTCACGTGGACCTTACAGAACTCGCTTCTCTAGGCCTGTGTTTCCAGGTCTGTAAAAACAATCATCTTATACAAAGTGCATGGCACACAGTAGGCGCTCTCAGCAATTAGGAATTGCTCTTATGTTTGTCCTAAAGAGCACAGTTGCACCTCCCCGGACCCTTCCTGTTCTTCGTCCCACCACACCCCAGTACTCAATCGCTGTCCAGTCCTGGCCTGAGGGCAGGAGAGAAACAGGACAGACCAGGGTCACCTACTCATTCTACAGCCTTTTATGAAGCGCCTACtgtatgtgccagacactgttcctGGATCAGTCAACAAACAAATATGTAAAAGTGATTTGCACTAGGAAGACTGTCAGCCATGGTAGTGGTGTAGAATGACTGGGAATGCCATTTTAAACAAGGTGGTCAGAGAAAGCCTTTCTGAGGGGCAGAGACCTGGAGGAAGTGGGAAGGGGAGCCATGTACATATCTGGGCAAAGtgtgtttcaggcagagggaacagtaagtgcaaaggccccgAGATGGGACCATCCCAAGCATGTTTGAAGAACAGGGAGGAGGCAGTGCGGCTGGAGCAAATTGACCACGTGGAAGAATAGTAGGAAATGAGGTCAGAGTATTGGCAGAGGCAGGTTGCTTAGGGCTTTGTAGATCACAGGAAAGATTTTGCTTTTGCTCCTAGAAGAACGGGAGGCTCTGGGAGGGTTTTTGAGCTGAGGAAGGACATGATCTGTCTTAGGTTTGATATGGCCCCTGGCTGCTATGGGGAGGATGGACTGTAGGGAGCAAGGTCCAGGCAAGTGATGACAATGGCTTTAAGCACACAGAGGCcgtggaggtggagagaagtggttaTCTTCTAGAGCCTGCCTGAAAGTGGAGCCCTCACAGAGAAAAGTAGGGCCAAGACCTGCGATGTGGAGAGACAGACACCTGATGATACCTGATAACCGCTGAGCTGTGGAATCCAGCTGTACTCGATGCTGCCATAATTCCTCTGCCAGAAAAGGCAAGCTGGAATTTCCCCCAAATCTAGACGCTGTCCAGATAAGGCAAATGCCAGGCAGAAGGGCCTTGATGTGGGAGAAATTTCCCAGAGGGTTTGTGAGTCTTGGCTCTCAAAGCCTCTGATGCCAGGGTTGAGGTCTGACGTAGGGGAAGGAGGCAGAAATCTGAGAGCAAGAGCccagcaattaaaaaatatatattccttattatttaattttttaattgaggtacaaTTCACATAAATAACCATTTTAGAGTGAACGTAACATATAACATGATTACTCGTTGATAACATGGTATTGTATATgggctaagagagtagaacttaaatgttctcaccaaaacacaaaaacaaaaaacaaacaacaaaaatatatatggtgaTGAATGTGTTAATTTACTAGCTGGGAGGAATGTTTTCAcaacatatgtatatatcaaatcatcatgatgTATACTTTTAAATATCTTATGATTTGACTTGTCAGTTTACCTCAATAGagctgaaaataaataaagaaaataaaaaaatacagctcCCCAAATGTAAAGTCaccagcaaaaaataaaataaagggaacAATTCAGTGACAGTCCATTCACAATGGTGTGCAACCACCCACCTCTGTCCAGTTCCAAAATATTCATCCCTGAAAACAAAACCCTGTACCCCTTAGCAGTCATTCCCatttcctctccctccagcccctggcaagcaCCAGTCTGCTTTCTATCtccatggatttgcctgttctggacatttcatatccatggaatcatacaatatgtggcctgtgtgtctggcttctttcactcagcatcatgtgTTTCCCAGATTCCTCCATGTTATTACAGCATttgtcagtatttcattcctttatgGCGAAATAGTATTCCATCAGATGGAcaggccacattttgtttatcctctcatcagttgatggacattagACTGTTTCCACCTTATGACCACTATGAACAACTGGGTGTCTTTGTGGCTGGGAAATTAAGAGGCCAGAAAGCAGAATTTGAGAACCAGAACTGGGTGGCTGCCATTACTGATCCTGTTGATTTTACCTCCAAACCATGTCTGAATCCATTACTTCCCATCTCTGCTACCACTTCCCCATCCcaggccaccatcatctctcaccaGGACAGTTGCAGTCGCCTTTATGCAGGTCACCCTTCTGCAACCCTGACCCCTGTGCCCCCTGAATCCATGTTCTGTGGAGGGATCCTAGTAAACTGAAGTCAAAGTAAGTCATGGTACTCTCTTGCTCTAAGCCTTTCCATGGCTCCCCATTGCCACAGGAGCAAGTCCAGATCCTCCCAGCAGTAACAGGCCCCTACTGTCGTGgcctctgcccacccctcctgcctcctcacaTGCAGTTTCCTGTCCCTGCTCTCTCAGCTGCAGCCACCTGGCTTCCTGCTTTTCCCAGAATGCACCATGCTGTGCATCCCCTTCCAGGACCCATCCTTCAAGTCTGCACTCAGCCATCTCCTCTTCTATAAAGACACATGACCCCCAAGCCCCACCCCACTGAACCAAATGCCTTTGTGTCCCCCCATCAATCattctttcaagaaatatttactgagcactacTGTGTCCCAGACACTAGGCACACTACTTAAAAAGACAGACAAGTACatgtatgttcatagcagcactatccACAATAGCCAAATGACCATCAACaggaatggagaaataaaagatGGTGTATCAATGGGATAGTATTcaacc
Encoded proteins:
- the PHETA1 gene encoding sesquipedalian-1: MKLNERSLAFYATCDAPVDNAGFLYKKGGRHTAYHRRWFVLRGNMLFYFEDPASREPVGVIILEGCTVELVEATEEFAFAVRFAGARARTYVLAAENQAAMEGWVKALSRASFDYLRLVVRELEQQLAAMQAGGCPPLPRRPRTLLPKENGCAVWSTEPSPAPVGTSPDSRPGPKPPPLPPRRRASAPNGPLDTASFSQLHEWYGQEVRALRSQWLRSQAQP